CGAGCGGGGCCTGGGCGTCGAGCACGATCGAAGCCAGCAGCCAGACCGGGGGCAGCACCAGGACGGGCAGGGTGACGTCCCGGCTGGAAGACGCGGGACCGATGCGCAGGCCGAGACCGGTGCTCCAGCCGCGCACCGTGGCGGCGGCCACCAACCCGGCCAGGAGCGGGGTCGGGCCGACCCAGCCGGCTGCGGCCTCCCCGTACAGCGCACGATCGACGCCGAAGGCGGCCAGCATCCAGAGGAGCAGGGCGCCGCCAAAGGCCCCAGGGCCCCAGCGGGCTTCGAGCTGGGGACCGGCCAGGGCGAACAGGAGCACCGTCGAACACAGGTGGAGACCGGATCCGTGCAGCCAGATCGCGGTCAGGACGCTCGGAAACGTGCCCCCAGCGCTCGAGACCCCCAGCCGCTCGGCCGGCAGGCCACCGGCGACGGCGTTGCCGACTCCGGCCAGCACCCACAACAGCAGCAGCGCCCCACACAGCCAGGGGACGCGGCCCGGTGCACCCTCGAGAAGCGGTCGAAACATGGTCCCCCGGCGTATCGTCGCGCCCGGGCCCGCGCTGGAGCGCTCCGGGGGCGGGAGGGTGTGCTGGCTATGCTGCCGAGGTGAGCCAAGACGACGACGGCCACGCCTGGGCCACCACGTCGGTGGTGCGCTTCGGGCCCGATGGATCCGCGCCCGGGCCGGACGCGGTGGCGCGGGAGGAGCCTCTCGAGATCCAGCTCGGCGGCACGGCGTTGGCGGTCGTGATGCGGACTCCAGGCCACGACCGGGAGCTCGCCCTGGGCTTCCTCCGCACCGAGCGCGTGATCGAATCGGTCGAGCAGGTGGTGTCGGTACGCCACTGCCGTCACGCCGCGGACCCGGCGAGCGCCGACAACGTGGTGCGTGTGGTGCTTCGCGAGGACGTGCGCGTCGACTGGGAAGCCCTGCGGCGCCACTTCTACGCCAGCAGCAGTTGCGGGCTCTGCGGCAAGGCCACCATCGACAACGCCCTCGCGGTGGCACCGCCCTTGGAGGATGACGCCGCGTTCCACGCGGCGTGGTTGACGAGCCTGCCTGTGCAACTCGAGCGCGCACAGCGGGGCTTCGCGCGTACCGGAGGACTGCACGCCGCCGCGCTGTTCGCCCCGGATGGATCCCACCTGGTGACGCGCGAAGACGTCGGTCGACACAACGCCGTCGACAAAGTGCTGGGCTGGGCGTTGCGGCACGCGCGCACTTCGCTCGCGGGTCACGTCTTGCTGGTGTCGGGTCGGGTCTCCTTCGAGATCGTGCAGAAGGCGTTGGCCGCGCGCATTCCCCTCGTCGCGGGCGTGTCGGCTCCGTCATCGCTCGCGATCGAGTTCGCGGAGCGCGCCCGGTTGACCCTGGTCGGTTTCTTGCGGGGCCCGCGATTCAACGTGTACGGTGACGTTTCGCGCGTGCAGGGGGCGACAGGTGAGCGAGTCGAAGCCGACGGCGAGGCAGGGGAGCGGGTCGAGCGCGTCACCCAGCGAGGCCACGACGCCTGAGCCCGTGCGGGTGTCGCGCGCTGCGGCTCCGGGCAGCGATCCCGCCGACCGCGCACCTGCCGGCGGTTTCGGCTCCATCGTATCCACGTTGCGCACGAGCCAGCGCGAGCTCGGTCCGCTGCGCGCCTTGCGCGTGCTGGGCGACGTGAACCAGAACCACGGCTTCGACTGTCCGGGCTGCGCCTGGCCCGACCCCCGCGAGCGCGCGACGACCGAGTTCTGCGAGAACGGCGCGAAGGCGGTGGCCCACGAGGCCACCACGAAGCGGCTGCGTCCCGAGTTCTGGAAAGCCTGGTCGCTGGCCAGTCTGCAGGAGCAGAGCGACCACTGGCTCGAACAGCAGGGGCGCCTCACCGAACCGCTGCATCGTCCCGCGGGCGCGGATCACTACGAGCCGATCTCCTGGGACGCGGCGATCCAAGGCATCGCGCAGAAGCTGCGCGGGCTGCCGTCACCCGATCAGGCGGTCTTCTACACCTCGGGTCGCACCAGCAACGAGGCGGCGTTCCTCTATCAGCTCCTGGCGCGCTGCTTCGGCACCAACAACCTGCCCGACTGTTCGAATCTGTGTCACGAGTCGAGTGGCGTGGGGCTCACGGATGCGATCGGTGTCGGGAAGGGAACCGTCGGCCTCGAGGACTTCGAGATCGCCGACTTGATCTTCGTGATCGGGCAGAACCCGGGCACGAACCACCCGCGCATGCTCAGTGCGCTCCAGGCGGCGAAACGGCGCGGTGCCCAGATCGTCGCGATCAACCCGCTGCGCGAGCGCGGGCTCGTGCGCTTCGCCCACCCTCAAGAGCCTCTCGCCTGGCTCGGTCGCGGGACGCCGATCGCAGATCACTACCTGCAGGTGCGGGTGGGGGGCGATGTCGCGTTGCTGAAGGGGCTGGCGCTCGCGGTCCTCGAGCTCGAGGACGCACGCCCGGGCCAGGTGCTCGACCGCGCCTTCCTGCGCGCCCACACCGCCGGGTTCGAGGCCTGGCAGCGCGACCTGCGCGCGCAGGACCGCGCGACCCTCGAACGACGCAGCGGGATCTCCGCGGAGCAGATGCGCTCAGTGGCCGAGCTCTACGCACGCTCGGAGCGCGTGATCGCCTGCTGGGCGATGGGGATCACCCAGCACCGCCACGGCGTCGCCAACGTGCAGGAGATCATGAACCTGCTGCTGCTGCGGGGGAACATCGGGGTCCCCGGCGCCGGTGCGTGTCCCGTGCGCGGACACTCGAACGTGCAGGGCGATCGGACCGTCGGGATCACCGAAAAACCGGGCGCAGGCTTCCTCGACGCACTGGCCCGCGAGTTCGATTTCGAGCCGCCGCGCGAACCCGGCCACGACGTCGTCGCTTCGATCCGGGCCATGCGCGAGGGCCGCGTGCGCGCCTTCGTCGGCATGGGCGGGAACTTCGCCGCCGCGTCGCCGGACACCGAGGTGACGGCGCTGGCCCTGCGTCAGTGTGAGCTCACGGTCCAGGTGTCCACGAAGCTCAACCGCTCCCATGTGGTCTGCGGCCACGAGGCCTACATCCTTCCGTGTCTCGGCCGGACCGAGCGGGACGACCAGTTCGCGGGAACCCAGTTCGTGAGCGTCGAGAACTCGATGAGCGTGGTGCACCGCAGTCAGGGGTCGCTCGCTCCAGCCTCCGAGTCGCTCCGGAGCGAACCGGCGATCGTGGCGGCGCTGGCCCAGGCAATCCTCGACGACAGCGCCGCCGTGCCCTGGGGCCCCTTCGCTTCGAACTACGACCGGATTCGCGACGCCATCGAGCACACGGTCCCCGGCTTCGAAGACTACAACCAGCGCGTGCGCGCACCCGACGGCTTCGTGTTGCCGAGCGGCGCGCGCAGTCGGCGCTTCGACACGCCGGACGGCCGCGCCCAGTTCCGGGTGCACGCGCTTCCCGAAGACGCGGTCGATCCGGATCGCTTCCGGCTCACGACGATCCGCAGCCACGACCAGTTCAACACCACCGTCTACGGCCTGGACGATCGCTACCGCGGCGTCGAAGGCGATCGTCGCGTGGTCTTCCTGCACCCCGAAGACCTCCGCGCCCACGCACTCGCGCCCGGTGATCGCGTCGACCTCACCAGCCACTTCGAGGGCGAGACCCGCACGCTGCGCGGATTCAAGGCCTGCGAGTACGATCTGCCGCGCGGCTGCGCCGCCACCTACTTCCCCGAAGCGAACCCGCTCGTCCCGATCGGCAGCTTCGCCGAGGGGAGCCACACGCCGAGCTACAAGTCGATCGAGGTCTCGATCACCGCCGCGCGATCGAGCTGAGCCTCAGGCGGCCTCTTGGGGGTCGCAACCGCCGTGGCAGATCGAGCGCGGCGAGGTGTGCGCCAGGTTCTCGGGCTCGATCTGGATCGTCGCGTGATCGATGCCATGGTCGTTGCCGAGCAGGGTGTAGGCGTCGGTGAGCAGGTCTTCGTGCAGACCGGGGCGCGCGACGACGAGGTGGCAGGAGAGGGCGACCTGCCCCTGGCCGAGGGTCCAGACGTGAAGGTCGTGGACGCTGCTCACACCGCTGAGGTCGCCCAGTCCGCGTCGCACCGCGTCGACGTCGACATGGCGCGGCGCGGCTTCCATCAGGACGTCGACGGCCTCGCGGATCAGGTGCCACGCCGAGAAGAGGACGAGGGCGGAGATCGCCAGGGAGGCGGCGGGGTCGGCCCAGGTCCAGCCCCAGGCCCAGATCGCGAAGCCCGCCAGCATGGCGCCGACGCTTCCCAGCGCATCGGAAAGCACGTGGAGCCAGGCCCCGCGGAGGTTCAGGCTGTGCTCGTGCCCTCCGCCGAGGACGCGCAGGGCCAGCACGTTCACGAGCAGGCCCCCGCTGGCGATTCCGAGCACGCCCATCCCGAGCACCGGTTGCGGCGCTCGGAAGCGCTCGAAGGCCTCGACGCTGATCAGCACCGCGACGACCACGAGCGCGACGCCCTGGGCCAGGGCCGCGAGGATTTCGGCGCGCGAGCGCCCCCAGGTCCAGCGATCATCCGCGGGGCGCGTGGCCACCCAGGCCGCGAACAGGGCGAGCGACAGGGCCCCGACGTCCGAGAGCATATGGCCGGCGTCGGCCAGCAGGGCGAGCGAGCCGGTCCACCAGCCCCCGATGAGCTCGACGACCAGATAGCTCGCCGCCAGCGCGAGGGCGATGCTCAGGGGCCGCTGGTTGCTGACGGCCGGGTCCGCCGGGCCGTGGGCGTGGCCGACGTGTTCGTGGCCTCCCGGGCCGGCTTGGGTCGCCATCGGACCAGGATACCCTGCGGCCATGACTCCGCCGAACGCGCATCGCCGGGCTCGGTTCCAGGCGCTGGTAGGCCTCGGGGTGACGCTGGGACTGACCGCACTGGGTTGCAGCACGCGCTGGGACGCCGCCGGCTGGGCCGAGACGCGTCCCGAGCTCGCTGGCCAGCCGCTCGGACATCTGGGCGACGCGACACCCTACGTGCTGCCGGTGGCGGGCGAGCTGCGCTGGTTCCTGTGTCGCTGGAGCGGGGACGCCCCGGTTCCAGTGGCCGTTTCCGAAGCGGTGTCACCCGCCGAGCGCGTTCTGATCGAGCGGGCCCTGGTGGCCTGGGAAGACGCGGTTCCGGGCCTGCGCTTCTCGCGCGGGGGGCAGGGGCGCGTCGGGATCCGCGTCGACATCGTGCCGTTCCGTCGCCGCGGTGCGCGGGCGGCGGTCGACTGCCGGGTCTCCGGCGTGCGCGCGTCCGGGGCGTTCGCGGCCGAGGTCGTCGCGGCCGCCGTCTTGATCCCGCGCTCCGAGGGGGACCCCTTCGGCCGTCCGGTGCGACTCGGCGAGGCGGAGCTCCTCGGGAGCCTCGTACACGAGTTGGGCCACGCCCTCGGCCTCCAGGGGCACGCCCCGGGCGGCGAGTCGAGCGTGCTGGCGCGAGAGGCGTTCGAGGTGCGCCGGGTCGGCGCGCGTTTGCTGGCGGGCGGGCGCCTCGACGAGCCCGCGATGCGTGCCCTCTACGCCGTGCCTTCGGGCGTCGTCGTGCTGCGTCAGCCCGTGGCGTCCGAGCTCGCAGATGCGAGCGAGGGCGGCTGGCGGGTTCGACTCGGCGACGGGGCCGTCGAATGGTCCACGGAGACGAGACCCGACCTCAGGTATCGCATGAGGTTTCCGGCCGAAGTATTGGATGGAACGAGGGCGTTCGCTGAGGCTTACGAGGGCCCGGAATCCCTCAGCCCACGCTCGGATCGATCTCGCGCGCCTTCTGGGCCAGGTTCGACGCTGCCGCCACCTCACCGAGTGCCTTGAGTACGACCGAGAGGTGCATCACGACCTCGGCGTTGCGCGGCTCCAGCTCGTAGCCGCGTTCGAGGTGCTGGCGCGCCCGGATCGGGTCCGACGGGGGCGCCTTGAACAGCGCCCAGCCGAGTGCGCCCTGGTAGGTGGCGTCCTCGGGCCAGAGCTCGACCGCCGGGCGCAGGAACTCCAGGGCGCCCTTGAAGTTGCCCTGCCGCATGAGGATCTCGCCCTTGCGGTAGTTCGTCTCGGCCGCGGCGAGCCGCTCGGCGTCGAGATCGGTCTCGTCGGACTCGAGCGAGGCGTCGTAGCTGCGTCGGCGGTTCGGATCGACCAGCACGCTGTGGGCCTTGCCGATGGCTGCGAACACCTTGCCCGCCTTCTCCTGGGTCTCGCGGTCGAGGCCGGCGCGGGCGAGGGCGTCCGGGTGATAGCGCTTCGCGGCGGCGCGGTAGGCGTTCTTGATGTCCGCCGGTGCCGCGTTCTGTTCGATCCCGAGCAGCTCGTAGTAGTCGAGGTCGGCCAGTGCGACGTATTTCTGGGACACCTCGAGCATCAGCACTTCGTCCATGCCGCGCTCGCCCGCGTCGTCGGCTTCCGCCGTGGGGGCGGCGTCGGCGGCCTCGGCCTGGACCTCCTCGGTGAGGATGATCTCGATCTCCGGCTCGATCTCGAGGACGGGCTCTTCTTCGGTGTCTTCGGTCTCGGGGAGGGGCTCGCTGTAGTCGACCGCGCGGATCGCGTCGATCAGCCAGGCCGCGGCGAGCGCGCGCGGAGTCTTCGCGTTCTGGAGCGCGCGCCAGAAGGTGCGCGTCCCGTCGAGGCCATCGATCAGCGCCGCCACCGAGTCGTCCCAGAGCAGGCGCTCCTGGATGCGGGACAGGCGCCGATTGCGCGCGACGGTCTCGTTCAGGTGGGGCTGGAGCGCGAGCATGACGTTCTCGGCGCTCCAGTGGGTCTCGATCCCGTCCTGGATGACGGTCAGGAGGTCGACGCGGAAGGGCTGGGCCTTCTCCGAGGGGGCGTCCTGGGGCTCGACGACGAAGGAACCGCGCGGCCAGCCGAAGCAATCGACCAGACGGGTCCGCACCTGCTCCTTGAGCGCCAGGAAGAGCTTCTTGGGTTCGATGAACCCGAGCTCGAGGAGGGCCGCGCCTTCTTTCACCTTGCGCTTGCTGACGTGCTCCGAGACCTGGCGGTACTGGTCGTGGTCGAGGAGTCCCTGATCGAGCAACTGCACGCCGAGGGTCTCGCTGGCGAGCGATGATTCCGCCGAGATCGGAGCCCCCCGCTGAAAGCGGAACACCTTGGTGTGGGGCTCGCGCGTGAGATGCAGGAGCCCATCGAAGCTTGCGCTGGCGAGGTCCAGCAGCAGCTTCGGAAGCGGAATCTCGGCGAGTTCGCCCCTCTCCGGAATCGCCACCATCGCCACGCTTTCGGGCGATTCCGCGCTCGACTTGAAGGGGCCGGGCCCCGGTGGTCAGGCGACGCGGCGCTGGGATCGCGCGATCTGGAACGCCAGGGCGATCGCCGGCTCGAGATCCTTGAGGGTCAGCAGCGGTGGGTGTTCGAGGTCGGCCAGCACCGCATCCGAGAGCGGGGAGGGGTCGACGAAGAGGGTCTCGGCTCCCCAGGCCTCGGCCGTCTGGACCAGCTGCTCGAGGGCCATCGCGCCGAAGGCCTCGTCGACGATGGCGCCGCCGAGGTCCAGGACGATGACCGTGACCTCGGCCGCCCCCGGATCGCGCGCGAGGAGCTCGATCGCCTGCAGGGTCTCGTCCGGGCCCGCGTAGGGCAGGACCATCACGGGACCCCAGATGTGCACGGCGGCGGCGCCCCGCTCGACGGCCTCGAGGTCGCCGGGCTCGCCCGGGAGATCGCGACCGGCTTCGCGCGCGAAGCGTTCGCGGACCAGGGCGCGGAATTGCTCGAAGGGCAGGGCGGAGAGACTCTGGGCGGCGACCGCGTCGCCCTCCCAGGCGTCGACCTCGCGCGCCTCGAAGCGGCAGCTGTCGGCCCCGGTGGCACTGCACTCGATCTCGACCGCGAGCAGGTCCACGTCGAAGGCGCCGGACAGCCAGCCCGAGGTGTAGCCGGCGCTCAGATAGCAGACGACGTGGTCGCCGGCGCCCACGGCCGAGAGGTGGGCCGTCGCTTCGTGTTGGTCGGGCCAGCTGCCCTCGACCCGGATCGCGTTCGGGGTGTGCGTGTCGGTGCTCGAACGCAACGGCATCCGCAGCGGTGGCGCCAGGGCCGGGCCGGTCTGGTGACAGCCGCGGTCGGGGGTCGACGCCAGTGCGCGTGTCACGTCCTGGAGGCCGTGCAGGAACCCCATCTGGAGCAACGCGGTGCGCTGCTCGTCGGGGTCGAGCTCGCCGGCCAGCTCGGCGTGCAGCGTCGCCAGGAACGCCGGGTCGAGCAGGATGCGCGAATCGCGCTCGAGGACGGCTTCCGGGTCGAAGCCGATCTCGGGCGTGGATCCGTCGGAACAGGGGGTGTGCATGAGGGCGGTTTCTCTGTCTCAGTCCTGGATGAACGAGTAGATGTCGAACTTCTCGCCCTTCTTGATGAAGCCTTCGCCCTCGCGCTCGAGGAGCGCGAGCAGGGCGGCCGTCACCTTCGGGTCGAACTGGGTGCCGGTGTACTTGTGGATCTCCGAAACCACGACCTCGAGCGAGAGCGCTTTGCGGTACGGGCGGTCGCTGGTCATGGCTTCCACCGTGTCCGCAACCAGGATGATGCGACTCGGCAGCGGGATCTGGTCGCCACGCAGCCGATCCGGGTAGCCACGATCCGAGCCGTCGTACCACTCGTGGTGGTGACGTACGCAGGGCGCCACGTCCTTCAGGAACTCGACGGGCTCGAGGATCCGGTACCCGATCTCCGGGTGCGCCTTGATCTCCTCGTACTCCTCGGGCGTCAGCCGGTCGGGCTTCGTGATCACGGCGTCGCGAACGCCGATCTTGCCGACGTCGTGGAGGAGTCCCGCGATGTAGACGCGCTCGATCACGTCCTTCGGGTGGTTCATCTCGCGCGCGATCTTCGAGGCGTACACGCCGACCCGTTCCGAGTGGCCGCGCGTGTACGCGTCCTTTGCGTCGACGGCCTCGGAGAGGGTGCGGATCGTCTGGACGTAGGCGGTGCGCAGCTGCTGGTGCTTCGCGGCCACCTGCTTCGTGCGGTCGCGGACCTTCTCTTCCAGGTTCCGGTTCATGTCCTGGAGCTTGAAGTTCTGCTCGCGCGTGATGTGGTTCAGGCGCTTGATCTCGCCCTTCAGGGCCGAGTGATCGAAGGCCTGGCGCAGCGTGGCGCGCAGCTCGTCGTCGTTCCAGGGCTTCGTGATGAGCCGGTAGATCTCGCCGCGATTGATCGCGTCGACGGCCACGTTCATCTCGGTGTAGCCCGTCAGCATCATGCGCACGATCTCGGGATGGGCCTCCCGCACCTGGGCGAGGAAGTCCACGCCCGACATCTCGGGCATGCGCTGGTCGGTGACCACGACCTGGGTCGGGTACCGGTCGAGCAGCTCGAGCGCTTCACTCGCGCGGCTGGCGACCAGGACGTTCATGTCCTCGCCGCGCAGCAGACGCTGCAGCGCTTTCAGAATGTTGACCTCGTCATCGACGAAGAGGACGGTGTGTTCGTGTCGCATCCGAAACTCCTGGGTCTGGACCATCGCGTGAGCAACATGCAGGGCCGTCCAGACGTGCACCTTCCCCTATCAAGTGTCGTGCCAAATACCGAGGCAGGCGGAGAAAGGGCGGGCGCAACGTGGCTTGGCGTACCGCGTTGCCGATTGGGGATTCCCGGGCGCGAGTCCCGGCCCCGGGACGTTTCTGGGCAGCGGTTGGCCCAGCTGCGCATCGCCGACGAGCGCTTGCCGCTCACGGAGACGAGAAGGCGTCGGCAGGTGAGGGCGTAAGTCGAGACTGCCGGGGCGATCTTCGCGAGTTGCCGCCCGGGCGCGCCTGCTGGGATCGGCAACGGCGCGGCAGCATCCTCTCGAATCCGAGACGTCGCACGCCTGGGCCCTGCCCTCGGGATCGCGAGACGCGCCTCGAGTACCCTCCGCGCCGAGCCTGCGCACCCGTTCTGGGGGAGCGCACCGAGGAGATCTCTCTTGGCCCAACCGTCCCTGCGTCCCGAGCTGTCCCTGATGGACGGCCGCTTCTATGCCGAGGATCCGCACCCGCGCTTTCGCTGGATGCGGGAGAACGAGCCCGTCTACTGGGACGAGGAAGCGAAGCTCTGGGGCATCACCCGTCACGCGGATCTGCTCACGTGCTCGAAGGACAGCGAGACCTACTGCAACCGCTTCGGGATGCGCCCCGACTCGCCGCCGATCCCGTCGATGATCAACTTCGATGGCGACTACCACAAACGGCGCCGGAACCTGGTGAACCGCGGCTTCACGCCGCGCCGCGTGGCCGCCCACGAGACGAAGATCCGCAGTCTGTGTGCGGGCCTGATCGAGAACGCGAAGCAGCGGGGCGCGGTCGACTTCGTGCGCGACGTGGCTGCGCCGCTTCCGATGATCGTGATCGGCGACATGCTCGGGGTGCGCCCGGAGGACCGGGACGATCTGCTGCGCTGGTCCGACGACCTGATTGCGGGACTCTCGTTGTCGGCGCCGCCCGAGGCGCTCGCTGCGGCGGGCCTCGCGGCCCAGGAGTACGCGACCTATTGCGCCGCGGTGGTGGCCGAGCGGCGCGCGAACTCGCCGGGGGACGACCTGATGAGCATCCTGGTGCACGCCGAGATCGACGGGGAGCGCCTCGACGACGAGGCGCTGCTGCAGGAGTCCCTGCTGATCCTGGTGGGCGGCGACGAGACGACGCGCCACGTGATCACGGGGGGCATGTACGCCTTGCTCCAGCACCCCGAGCAGTGGCAGGCGCTGCGCGAGGGAAGGGTCCCGATCCCCCAGGCCGTCGAGGAGATGCTGCGCTGGGTCACGCCGATCCAGAACATGGCGCGCACCGTGACGCGGGACGTCGAGCTCCAGGGGCGCTCGCTACACGAGGGCGACAAGCTGTTGCTGCTCTATCCGTCCGGGAATCGGGACGAGGCCGTATTCGAGGAGCCGGACCGTTTCGACATCACCCGCGATCCGAACCCGCACCTGGCCTTCGGCGGCTACGGGGCGCATTTCTGTCTGGGGTCGTCGCTGGCGCGCCTCGAGCTGCGCGTGATGTTCGAAGAGCTCACGGCGCGAGTCGACACGATGACGTTCGACGACGACGCGGCGCCGCCCTACCGGAACTCGAACTTCATCACCGGGCTCGAGCAGATGCCCGTGCGGATGGCCTGAGCATCCGGCAACTCCCAGCTCAACCGCGCGCCGCGCTCGGGACGCGATCCCGAAACGCAGCGATCCCGGTCGGGGGCGTCTCCGCCCCGCCGGGAATCGCGCTCGGCCCCAAACTAGGCCGAGACTTGAACTAGGGGTGCTGACCGATCGGGTCCGCGAAGGTGAAGCGCGCCGGGGCGCCCACCAGCGGGCCGAGCGGCTTGCCGAGGTCGCCGGGCCGCGTCACCGCCATGATCGGGGCAACGGGGAACACGTAGGCCACCGTGCCGACCACGGTCATCGCGAGGCCCACGGGCCGCATGACGAGGACATCGAAGATCATCGGCACGGTCGCCGGCTCCGTGTCCACCTGATAGGCGCGGTTGTTGGCCGCGGCCGGGACCGCCAGCGTCAGGACGAGTGCCGCGGTTGCCAGAGCTGCCACAAAGCGTCGAATCCGATTCTGCATCGGCGTTCACTCCTTCCGAGAACGAGACTCCGGGCTTATCGACCGCACGCCGACGGGGTTGACGGTCCAAACGCCGCGTCGCGACGCCCGCTCTGGGGCGCGAAGCGCCGGGAGCCAGCGGCCACGGGTGTCTGTGGGGCGCGGTTGCCGGCAAAAGAAAATCGCCCGCCGGCCCCTTGCCGGGCCTATTCCGGCCAGGCAGGCCAGTCGCGCTGGACCGACAGTTTCCACTCGGGTCGGCGGCGTTCCAGGTAGGCCATCACGCCCTCGATCGCGTCGGCGCGTCCCATCAGGTGATGGTGGAGCTCGGTCTCCTTGCGCTCGACGTCGCTCGGGCTGAGGGCGCTGCTCTCCCAGAGCAGGCGCTTGGTCACCGCGACCGAGAGCGGAGCGGCATGGATGGCCATGTCGCGCGCGATCTCGAGCGCCGCCGGGAGCACCTCGTCCGCCGGTAGCACGCGCGAGGCGAGGCCCAGCGCCAGGGCCTCGGCGCCGTCGATCTTGCGACCGGTCAGCAACAGATCCGCCGCGCGACTCAAGCCCACGATGCGGGGCAGGGTGTAGTGGGCGTAGGCGTCGGGCATCACGCCGCGCCGGACCTGCACGATGCCGTACTTCCCTTCCGCGGCGAACACGCGGAGGTCGCACTGCAGGGTCATGGAGAGTCCGAGCCCGATCGCGTGGCCGTTGACGGCGGCGATCACCGGCTTGCGCACCGCGAACGCCGGCGGATCGAAGGCCGCCGCGCTGAAATCCGACGCGTCCTGGGCGGCGAAGGTGTCCTCGCCGGCGCCCATGTCGGCGCCCACGCAGAAACTGTCGCCCCGGCCGGTCAGCACCACGGCGCGGATCGCGTCGTCCTCGTCGCAGCGGCGGTACGCCTCGCCGAGGGCTGTGCCCATCGCGCCGCTGAATGCGTTGCGGGCCTCGGGGCGATCGAGGGTGATGCAGGCGACGCCGTCGGCGTCGACTTCGAAGGCGAGATCTTGGGGGGCCACGACGACAGGTCCTCGGGTCAGCGGTCGTCGGCGGCGGTGATGCGGATCCAGCGTCGCTGATCGATCCGCCCGGCGAGCCGCGACAGCAGGTCGGTGAGACGAAGCTGCCAACCATACTTCTTCTGCAGCACGCGGTGCGCTTGGGCGGCCAACGCCGCGTCGTCCACCAGCTTCGCGGAAGCGTCCGCCCAGGGGCCCCGAACGCCGCCGGACACGTTGCAGACAGCGACCTGGGCGCGCGCGCTGTTGCGCAGGCGTTTCACCTTGCCTGCGTCCGGCGCGGTGAACACGAACAGCGCGTCGCCGTCGCGTCCGAACCAGACCGGCGTGTCGACGCCGCGCCCGTCGCGACGGAAGGTGCGAAGGGAGAGGTAGGGTTGGCGGTCGAGCGCTTCGAAGGACATCGTCACCCCTACCTTAGGAGGCGCCACGCACTCCAGGTAGGGAAGCGCGTTGCAAGCCCGTGCGTTGCTTGAAAAGGCGAGGTGCGGCCGTATCTTCGGGCGCGAGACGTCGAGTGATGTGGGAGATGGTCTTGGGCATGTCGAGCGCACGGCGCGAGCGGAG
This genomic window from Myxococcota bacterium contains:
- a CDS encoding cation diffusion facilitator family transporter, with product MATQAGPGGHEHVGHAHGPADPAVSNQRPLSIALALAASYLVVELIGGWWTGSLALLADAGHMLSDVGALSLALFAAWVATRPADDRWTWGRSRAEILAALAQGVALVVVAVLISVEAFERFRAPQPVLGMGVLGIASGGLLVNVLALRVLGGGHEHSLNLRGAWLHVLSDALGSVGAMLAGFAIWAWGWTWADPAASLAISALVLFSAWHLIREAVDVLMEAAPRHVDVDAVRRGLGDLSGVSSVHDLHVWTLGQGQVALSCHLVVARPGLHEDLLTDAYTLLGNDHGIDHATIQIEPENLAHTSPRSICHGGCDPQEAA
- the fdhD gene encoding formate dehydrogenase accessory sulfurtransferase FdhD — translated: MSQDDDGHAWATTSVVRFGPDGSAPGPDAVAREEPLEIQLGGTALAVVMRTPGHDRELALGFLRTERVIESVEQVVSVRHCRHAADPASADNVVRVVLREDVRVDWEALRRHFYASSSCGLCGKATIDNALAVAPPLEDDAAFHAAWLTSLPVQLERAQRGFARTGGLHAAALFAPDGSHLVTREDVGRHNAVDKVLGWALRHARTSLAGHVLLVSGRVSFEIVQKALAARIPLVAGVSAPSSLAIEFAERARLTLVGFLRGPRFNVYGDVSRVQGATGERVEADGEAGERVERVTQRGHDA
- a CDS encoding FdhF/YdeP family oxidoreductase, with the translated sequence MSRAAAPGSDPADRAPAGGFGSIVSTLRTSQRELGPLRALRVLGDVNQNHGFDCPGCAWPDPRERATTEFCENGAKAVAHEATTKRLRPEFWKAWSLASLQEQSDHWLEQQGRLTEPLHRPAGADHYEPISWDAAIQGIAQKLRGLPSPDQAVFYTSGRTSNEAAFLYQLLARCFGTNNLPDCSNLCHESSGVGLTDAIGVGKGTVGLEDFEIADLIFVIGQNPGTNHPRMLSALQAAKRRGAQIVAINPLRERGLVRFAHPQEPLAWLGRGTPIADHYLQVRVGGDVALLKGLALAVLELEDARPGQVLDRAFLRAHTAGFEAWQRDLRAQDRATLERRSGISAEQMRSVAELYARSERVIACWAMGITQHRHGVANVQEIMNLLLLRGNIGVPGAGACPVRGHSNVQGDRTVGITEKPGAGFLDALAREFDFEPPREPGHDVVASIRAMREGRVRAFVGMGGNFAAASPDTEVTALALRQCELTVQVSTKLNRSHVVCGHEAYILPCLGRTERDDQFAGTQFVSVENSMSVVHRSQGSLAPASESLRSEPAIVAALAQAILDDSAAVPWGPFASNYDRIRDAIEHTVPGFEDYNQRVRAPDGFVLPSGARSRRFDTPDGRAQFRVHALPEDAVDPDRFRLTTIRSHDQFNTTVYGLDDRYRGVEGDRRVVFLHPEDLRAHALAPGDRVDLTSHFEGETRTLRGFKACEYDLPRGCAATYFPEANPLVPIGSFAEGSHTPSYKSIEVSITAARSS
- a CDS encoding 4-vinyl reductase, which codes for MHTPCSDGSTPEIGFDPEAVLERDSRILLDPAFLATLHAELAGELDPDEQRTALLQMGFLHGLQDVTRALASTPDRGCHQTGPALAPPLRMPLRSSTDTHTPNAIRVEGSWPDQHEATAHLSAVGAGDHVVCYLSAGYTSGWLSGAFDVDLLAVEIECSATGADSCRFEAREVDAWEGDAVAAQSLSALPFEQFRALVRERFAREAGRDLPGEPGDLEAVERGAAAVHIWGPVMVLPYAGPDETLQAIELLARDPGAAEVTVIVLDLGGAIVDEAFGAMALEQLVQTAEAWGAETLFVDPSPLSDAVLADLEHPPLLTLKDLEPAIALAFQIARSQRRVA
- a CDS encoding HD domain-containing phosphohydrolase, whose product is MRHEHTVLFVDDEVNILKALQRLLRGEDMNVLVASRASEALELLDRYPTQVVVTDQRMPEMSGVDFLAQVREAHPEIVRMMLTGYTEMNVAVDAINRGEIYRLITKPWNDDELRATLRQAFDHSALKGEIKRLNHITREQNFKLQDMNRNLEEKVRDRTKQVAAKHQQLRTAYVQTIRTLSEAVDAKDAYTRGHSERVGVYASKIAREMNHPKDVIERVYIAGLLHDVGKIGVRDAVITKPDRLTPEEYEEIKAHPEIGYRILEPVEFLKDVAPCVRHHHEWYDGSDRGYPDRLRGDQIPLPSRIILVADTVEAMTSDRPYRKALSLEVVVSEIHKYTGTQFDPKVTAALLALLEREGEGFIKKGEKFDIYSFIQD
- a CDS encoding DnaJ domain-containing protein, translating into MVAIPERGELAEIPLPKLLLDLASASFDGLLHLTREPHTKVFRFQRGAPISAESSLASETLGVQLLDQGLLDHDQYRQVSEHVSKRKVKEGAALLELGFIEPKKLFLALKEQVRTRLVDCFGWPRGSFVVEPQDAPSEKAQPFRVDLLTVIQDGIETHWSAENVMLALQPHLNETVARNRRLSRIQERLLWDDSVAALIDGLDGTRTFWRALQNAKTPRALAAAWLIDAIRAVDYSEPLPETEDTEEEPVLEIEPEIEIILTEEVQAEAADAAPTAEADDAGERGMDEVLMLEVSQKYVALADLDYYELLGIEQNAAPADIKNAYRAAAKRYHPDALARAGLDRETQEKAGKVFAAIGKAHSVLVDPNRRRSYDASLESDETDLDAERLAAAETNYRKGEILMRQGNFKGALEFLRPAVELWPEDATYQGALGWALFKAPPSDPIRARQHLERGYELEPRNAEVVMHLSVVLKALGEVAAASNLAQKAREIDPSVG